A single Gemmatimonadota bacterium DNA region contains:
- a CDS encoding SDR family NAD(P)-dependent oxidoreductase produces MTERNNDSTAHFLRGRHAIVTGGGRGLGRTIATHLAGAGANLTVMGRDHVDLEECASELRDRFGVEARGVVCDVSDPDSVSVAFSSATDALGAAHVLVNNAGQARSASFTETSLDLWEHTIAVNLTGPFMCTQQVLPSMLGNHAGRIVNLASTAALRGYATLAAYCASKHGLLGMTRSLAAEVAQSGITVNAVCPGYTEGGMSDQAVAAIMTLRGVSADEALAMLTRRNPQKRLTTQDEVAATVVWLCSPDASAITAQAIAVAGGEVM; encoded by the coding sequence ATGACCGAACGCAACAACGATTCCACCGCCCACTTTCTTCGCGGCAGGCACGCGATAGTCACTGGTGGCGGCCGCGGATTGGGTAGAACGATCGCGACGCACCTCGCAGGAGCTGGAGCCAATCTGACGGTCATGGGGCGCGATCACGTGGATCTCGAGGAGTGCGCATCTGAGCTGCGCGACCGATTCGGCGTCGAAGCGCGCGGAGTCGTGTGCGACGTGAGCGATCCGGATTCGGTTTCGGTGGCCTTCTCATCTGCCACGGACGCACTCGGCGCGGCGCACGTACTCGTCAACAACGCCGGCCAGGCGCGAAGCGCGTCGTTCACGGAGACATCGCTCGACCTCTGGGAACACACGATCGCCGTGAATCTCACCGGCCCGTTCATGTGCACACAGCAAGTGCTCCCGTCAATGCTCGGCAATCACGCCGGCAGAATCGTCAATCTCGCTTCCACGGCGGCGCTCCGCGGCTACGCGACGCTGGCTGCGTATTGCGCATCGAAGCACGGGTTGCTCGGCATGACGCGCTCTCTTGCCGCCGAGGTGGCGCAGTCCGGCATCACGGTCAATGCAGTGTGTCCCGGATACACGGAGGGCGGAATGTCGGACCAGGCGGTAGCCGCGATAATGACGCTGCGCGGGGTGAGCGCCGACGAAGCGCTGGCGATGCTCACGCGCCGCAATCCGCAGAAGCGTCTCACGACTCAGGATGAAGTTGCGGCAACTGTCGTGTGGCTCTGCTCGCCGGATGCTTCGGCTATCACGGCTCAGGCGATCGCCGTCGCCGGCGGGGAGGTAATGTGA
- a CDS encoding MarR family transcriptional regulator yields MTASLRAEPLHEEMQRVPETRAVLRTWLRLLACSNIIEGRIRGGLRENFDTTLPRFDLLAQLDASSAEAPRGLTMSELSRRLMVTNGNLTGLVDRLVREGLVARAVSPPDRRTQMISLTAAGKEALGAMTPDHARWVGEMFAGLTDAERTQLYTLLGKLKRSAQIAAGKAQ; encoded by the coding sequence GTGACCGCGTCACTTCGCGCCGAGCCATTGCACGAGGAAATGCAACGCGTCCCTGAGACTCGTGCGGTTCTTCGCACGTGGCTTCGCCTGCTCGCGTGCAGTAACATCATCGAGGGCCGCATTCGCGGCGGGCTGCGCGAGAATTTCGACACCACGCTTCCGCGATTCGACCTGCTGGCACAACTCGACGCCAGCTCTGCCGAAGCGCCGCGCGGTCTGACAATGAGCGAGCTGTCGCGCCGCTTGATGGTCACGAACGGCAATCTCACCGGTCTCGTCGATCGTCTGGTGCGTGAAGGATTGGTCGCGCGCGCGGTCTCGCCGCCGGATCGCCGCACACAAATGATCTCACTCACCGCAGCAGGCAAGGAAGCACTCGGCGCGATGACGCCAGATCACGCCAGGTGGGTCGGTGAAATGTTCGCCGGCCTGACCGACGCGGAGCGGACGCAGCTATACACGCTGCTTGGGAAGCTCAAGCGGTCAGCACAGATCGCGGCGGGTAAGGCGCAATGA